The proteins below are encoded in one region of Silene latifolia isolate original U9 population chromosome 2, ASM4854445v1, whole genome shotgun sequence:
- the LOC141643454 gene encoding major pollen allergen Lol p 11-like produces MSKCGALLLFALVSVLAATALGEKLPEPYKVTGKVYCDTCRCGFETNVTTYIHGAVVELQCMDETHTKVVFRNETVTNKGGKFTFVVSYDHGDQYCDVVLKRSPDKSCKIVDPGRDRARVIVTNSNGINSYHRYANNMGFFADRALPICGKLLKYYLHFDDDQ; encoded by the exons ATGTCCAAGTGTGGTGCATTGCTATTGTTTGCACTCGTCTCCGTTTTAGCAGCAACCGCCCTTGGCGAAAAGTTACCGGAACCTTACAAGGTCACCGGTAAAGTTTATTGTGATACCTGCCGATGTGGTTTTGAAACTAATGTCACTACTTACATTCACG GTGCGGTAGTAGAGCTACAATGCATGGACGAAACACACACAAAGGTTGTGTTTAGAAACGAGACGGTAACAAACAAGGGAGGAAAATTCACGTTCGTAGTGAGCTACGATCACGGAGACCAATACTGCGACGTTGTGCTGAAAAGGAGCCCTGATAAGAGCTGCAAAATCGTGGACCCAGGTCGCGACCGTGCTAGAGTGATAGTCACCAACTCAAACGGCATCAATTCGTACCATCGCTATGCTAACAACATGGGCTTCTTTGCGGATCGAGCCTTGCCTATTTGTGGAAAGCTTCTTAAGTATTACCTTCACTTTGATGACGATCAATAA
- the LOC141643453 gene encoding receptor-like protein kinase FERONIA codes for MIWNQYSNKIIRYTCIFVLSCITSDALDTPLLINCGLPKSTQSESPFDGRVWQSDHNPAFAPSNLDIVSTTVSEDADDLPFKVGRVFWSNITYTFSIAPGPIFLRLYFFPNVSYNNTLPQQFSTSLFANNFILLRNFNPFLNSLQETSLVYEFQLVLKNGDNNLKLAFSPGISFGYVNGIEIESIPEGLYINESNRNYLYATDPVSKYSLGKNSTAFQTAYRLNVGGENVDKNDDNPGGMKRKWEADEGYIVGQRGIEFQPPPGWANLQINYTKKTPAYAAPKIVYGTSRSMGDNSAYVNLNRNITWKFEVDAGFDYVVRLHLCELCANVTSRGNRVMDVYINGFLVDRQLDIWYEAGGFGIPMYKDYVITMPSKLVNNGSKVALSLALHPHYARITDISLSGLEILKLSDTTRNLAVPNPPYKGDETLAPNQLNSKRSIHKIIPVIIGGVIGGLLLVSIILLALFRRRLQYKKQLTSTNLSRPSLPSDLCRRFSLTQIRVATRDFDKNLIIGSGGFGKVYKGCIDGGATDVAVKRLNPTSKQGEREFLTEIEMLSRLRHRHLVSLIGYCDEKGEMILIYEYMPRGTLRDHLYRDTKGTNNNEVLSWKQRLTICLGSARGLEYLHAGTKQLIIHRDVKSTNILLDEKWTAKVSDFGLSKVGPASDTGGGHVSTTVKGSFGYLDPDYYQRGQLTEKSDIYSFGVMLFEVLCAQPAVELNLPKVRACYTKGILYTVVDPTLTGQITPECLNKFGEIAELCVRVNRDERPSMRDVVWNLESILTLQQTAENTSDGSRMVDFTITTATCGGENGASTSSFGEYICESRVDGVDTQESTVATDVDFTTSHMDLNSGSVFSEVFDLQAR; via the exons ATGATTTGGAATCAGTATAGCAACAAGATCATAAGGTATACTTGTATATTTGTATTGAGTTGTATCACAAGTGATGCCTTAGACACCCCACTCCTCATCAATTGTGGCCTTCCCAAGTCCACCCAATCTGAGTCCCCCTTCGACGGTCGTGTATGGCAAAGCGACCACAACCCTGCTTTCGCTCCGTCTAACCTTGACATCGTCTCAACTACCGTCTCAGAGGACGCTGATGACCTGCCATTCAAAGTAGGTCGAGTATTCTGGTCTAATATCACCTATACCTTCTCTATCGCCCCAGGTCCGATATTCTTACGCCTCTACTTTTTCCCTAATGTTTCCTACAACAACACTCTTCCTCAACAATTTTCGACATCTCTCTTTGCTAATAACTTCATTCTTTTACGCAACTTCAACCCGTTTCTCAACTCGCTCCAAGAAACATCACTAGTATATGAATTCCAACTCGTTCTCAAAAATGGTGACAATAATCTCAAATTAGCTTTCTCGCCAGGTATATCCTTCGGGTACGTGAACGGTATAGAAATAGAATCCATTCCGGAGGGTTTGTATATAAACGAGTCCAACCGGAATTACTTATATGCTACAGATCCTGTAAGCAAGTATTCTTTGGGTAAAAATTCTACCGCCTTCCAGACGGCCTATAGGCTAAACGTGGGAGGCGAGAACGTGGATAAGAATGATGATAATCCCGGTGGAATGAAGCGTAAATGGGAGGCCGACGAAGGGTACATAGTCGGACAACGAGGTATAGAGTTTCAGCCACCTCCAGGATGGGCCAACTTACAGATTAATTACACGAAGAAGACGCCAGCCTATGCAGCGCCTAAGATAGTGTACGGGACGAGTAGAAGCATGGGAGATAATTCGGCTTATGTAAATTTAAATCGGAACATAACGTGGAAGTTTGAGGTGGATGCGGGATTTGACTATGTGGTGAGACTTCATTTATGTGAGTTGTGTGCTAATGTGACAAGCAGAGGAAATAGGGTGATGGATGTGTATATTAATGGCTTCCTGGTGGATCGGCAACTCGATATTTGGTACGAGGCTGGAGGGTTTGGTATTCCCATGTACAAGGATTATGTTATAACTATGCCTAGTAAGTTGGTTAATAATGGTTCAAAGGTTGCTCTTTCCTTGGCCCTCCATCCTCACTATGCCCG tATTACAGATATATCGCTGAGCGGATTGGAGATCCTGAAGCTGAGCGATACAACTAGAAATCTTGCAGTTCCTAATCCACCTTACAAAGGTGATGAAACACTTGCACCAAATCAACTAAACAGTAAAAGATCAATCCATAAGATTATTCCCGTTATTATAGGAGGCGTTATTGGTGGTTTACTACTAGTGTCTATTATTCTGCTTGCTCTATTTCGACGAAGATTACAATATAAGAAGCAATTAACATCGACCAACTTGTCTAGACCTTCCTTACCATCCGATCTTTGCCGACGTTTCTCGTTGACCCAGATAAGGGTTGCCACTCGTGACTTCGATAAGAACTTAATCATTGGCAGTGGAGGGTTTGGCAAGGTGTATAAAGGTTGCATAGATGGTGGAGCCACTGACGTGGCTGTCAAACGACTAAACCCGACATCTAAACAAGGGGAGCGAGAGTTTCTGACAGAAATTGAGATGCTTTCAAGACTACGTCATAGACATTTGGTGTCGTTGATCGGGTATTGCGATGAAAAGGGAGAAATGATATTGATATACGAGTATATGCCCCGTGGCACCCTTCGCGACCACTTGTACAGGGACACTAAGGGAACAAACAACAATGAAGTATTATCATGGAAGCAACGTTTGACGATTTGCCTTGGATCGGCTCGTGGGCTAGAATATCTTCATGCTGGCACAAAGCAACTGATTATTCACCGTGATGTCAAGTCCACCAATATTTTGCTAGATGAGAAATGGACTGCCAAGGTTTCGGACTTTGGGCTCTCGAAAGTGGGTCCTGCAAGTGACACAGGAGGGGGCCATGTTAGCACTACGGTTAAAGGTAGCTTTGGGTATTTGGATCCCGACTATTATCAACGTGGACAATTAACTGAGAAGTCGGACATTTATTCGTTTGGTGTTATGTTATTTGAAGTCCTATGTGCTCAACCAGCTGTTGAGCTTAACCTTCCTAAGGTTCGAGCTTGCTACACAAAAGGAATTCTCTACACTGTAGTCGATCCTACTCTAACGGGACAAATCACACCCGAGTGTCTAAATAAATTTGGGGAAATAGCAGAGTTGTGTGTAAGAGTGAATCGTGATGAACGTCCCTCAATGAGGGACGTAGTATGGAATTTAGAATCCATTCTAACACTTCAACAAACCGCCGAGAACACTAGTGACGGTAGTCGGATGGTGGATTTTACGATTACTACTGCTACTTGTGGCGGTGAAAATGGTGCTTCCACAAGTTCATTTGGGGAATATATTTGCGAAAGTAGAGTAGACGGTGTTGATACTCAAGAGTCGACTGTTGCTACTGATGTTGATTTTACAACTTCTCATATGGATTTGAACTCGGGTTCAGTATTTTCTGAGGTTTTTGATCTACAAGCTAGATGA